Proteins from one Diorhabda carinulata isolate Delta chromosome 10, icDioCari1.1, whole genome shotgun sequence genomic window:
- the LOC130898525 gene encoding voltage-dependent anion-selective channel-like isoform X3 codes for MAPPPYSDLGKRARDVFGNGYHFGLIKLNCKTQTASGVQFSTGGTSDQESGKVSGSLESKYNVKDYGLTFTEKWNTNNTLGTEIAVADQGIQGLKLSANVDFSPQEGYQAGLIKTAFANERVALNADFDLNSNGPIVKGSAVVAYQGWLAGYQAAFDVQNSKLAKSNFALGFSTSDFVLHTCVEHDSDDGQTFGGSIYQKINPKLETAVNLNWAASGEKTDFGLGCRYELDSDASVRAKINNASQIGLGYQQKLRDGVTLTLSTLIDGKNFNQGGHKIGLALDLEA; via the exons ATGGCTCCACCTCCATATTCTGATCTCGGCAAAAGGGCTAGAGATGTATTCGGCAACGGTTACCACTTCGGcttgattaaattaaattgtaaaaCACAAACAGCTAGTGGTGTACAATTCAGCACCGGTGGAACGTCTGACCAAGAATCGGGCAAAGTTTCTGGTTCTTTGGAAAGTAAATACAATGTCAAAGATTACGGTCTCACATTTACCGAAAAATGGAATACCAACAATACTTTGGGAACTGAGATCGCCGTAGCCGATCAAGGTATTCAAGGCCTTAAATTGTCTGCTAATGTTGATTTCTCTCCGCAAGAAGG atACCAAGCTGGGCTCATAAAGACTGCGTTCGCCAATGAAAGAGTCGCTCTCAATGCTGATTTTGATCTAAATTCTAATGGTCCTATTGTCAAAGGGTCTGCTGTTGTGGCCTATCAAGGCTGGCTGGCCGGTTACCAAGCAGCCTTTGATGTTCAGAATTCCAAATTGGCCAAGAGCAATTTTGCTTTAGGATTCTCAACTTCAGATTTTGTTCTTCATACATGTGT TGAACATGACAGTGACGACGGTCAAACATTTGGAGGTTCCatttaccaaaaaatcaatccaaAATTGGAAACTGCAGTTAATTTAAATTGGGCTGCCAGTGGAGAAAAAACCGACTTTGGATTGGGATGTAGATACGAGTTGGACAGCGATGCTTCAGTTCGCGCCAAAATCAATAATGCCAGCCAGATCGGCTTAGGTTATCAACAAAAACTGCGTGACG GAGTCACCCTCACTTTGTCTACACTCATCGATGGAAAGAACTTTAACCAAGGAGGTCACAAAATTGGATTGGCCTTGGACTTGGAGGCTTAA
- the LOC130898526 gene encoding THUMP domain-containing protein 1 homolog, with amino-acid sequence MSSIQKSKYKKFYRKNSKASIDVNLKGFLCSCNNREKECVREAYNLLNKYAELLYSNNSKVLNNAELSIEDELQMEISGLKSEKRFQQVESGAKNFLFIKTTLENPVELAQKIMADIKSSGANQTRFLIRLIPIEVTCKAYVKDISIAFKPLSQKYFKDEPTTYSIVYNHRNNDNINRIELVQAVGAIVTETNSENKVDLKNANVSIIIEVIRGIALIGVIPDFIKYKKYNLMSIVEQDNMPNKLEDGGQEKHALENVKDKPDNFTNKLGDEGQDKKLLESSSC; translated from the coding sequence ATGAGttcaattcaaaaatcaaaatataagaaGTTTTATCGTAAAAATAGTAAGGCTAGTATAGATGTTAACTTGAAAGGCTTTCTATGCAGTTGCAACAACAGAGAAAAAGAATGTGTACGAGAAGCTtacaatttattaaacaaatacgCAGAATTACTTTATTCTAACAATTCCAAAGTATTAAATAATGCAGAATTGTCAATAGAAGATGAATTGCAGATGGAAATATCTGGATTGAAATCTGAAAAGAGATTTCAACAAGTGGAATCTggtgcaaaaaattttttatttataaagacGACATTAGAAAATCCCGTGGAATTGGCACAGAAAATTATGGCAGATATTAAATCTAGTGGCGCTAATCAGACACGTTTTTTAATAAGACTTATTCCTATAGAAGTGACATGTAAAGCATATGTAAAAGACATTAGTATTGCATTCAAACctctttcacaaaaatatttcaaagatgaGCCCACTACATACTCCATAGTCTATAATCACCGAAATAACGACAATATAAATAGGATTGAGTTAGTACAGGCAGTAGGTGCAATAGTGACTGAaacaaattctgaaaataaagtaGACTTGAAGAATGCGAATGTATCcataattattgaggttataaGAGGGATTGCATTAATTGGTGTTATTCCTgactttattaaatataaaaaatataatttgatgtCTATTGTTGAACAAGACAATATGccaaataaattagaagatgGTGGACAAGAAAAACATGCATTAGAAAATGTAAAAGATAAACCtgataattttacaaataaactaGGGGATGAAGGACAGgataaaaaacttttagaatCATCCAGTTGTTAA
- the LOC130898524 gene encoding COP9 signalosome complex subunit 4 translates to MCSKAINLRVQLQGIIASGGSHKDQAEKYRATLDTIFKESDDDLVDCLQTFIEAIVNENVSLVISRQILTEISMHLMKLPDDVSKPVSHFMLEKVQPRVISFEEQVASIRQHLAHIYERNQMWKEAAIVLVGIPLETGQKQYPIDYKLETYLKIARLYLENDDPVQAEAFINRASLLQAESRNEQLQIYYKVCYARVLDYRRKFIEAAQRYNELSYRTIVHEDERMTALRNALVCTVLASAGQQRSRMLATLFKDERCQQLPAVAILEKMYLERIIRRSELRDFEALLQPHQKASTIDGSTILDRAVIEHNLLSASKLYNNISFEELGALLEIVPSKAEKIASQMITEGRMNGYIDQIDSIVHFETRETLPQWDKQIQSLCYQVNSIIESISKHHPEWMLKVMDEQMVS, encoded by the exons ATGTGCAGTAAAGCTATAAATTTGCGTGTGCAGTTACAAGGAATAATAGCTTCAGGAGGATCTCACAAAGATCAGGCTGAAAA gTACAGAGCAACTCTGGatacaattttcaaagaaaGTGATGATGACTTAGTTGATTGTTTACAAACTTTTATAGAAGCTA ttgTCAATGAGAATGTGAGCTTGGTAATATCCCGCCAGATTCTGACAGAAATTAGTATGCATTTGATGAAACTTCCTGATGATGTATCAAAACCAGTGTCACATTTTATGTTAGAAAAGGTACAGCCTAGAGTAATATCTTTTGAAGAACAGGTAGCTAGTATTAGACAACACTTAGCACATATATATGAAAGGAATCAAATGTGGAAGGAGGCTGCAATTGTTTTGG ttggcATACCTTTGGAAACAGGGCAGAAGCAGTATCCAATTGATTATAAACTTGAAACATACTTAAAAATTGCCAGACTGTATTTAGAAAATGATGATCCAGTACAAGCTGAAGCATTTATAAATAGAGCTTCACTTCTTCAAGCCGAATCTCGTAATGAGCaacttcaaatttattataaagtatGCTATGCTCGAGTTTTGGATTACCGTAGAAAATTTATAGAAGCTGCACAAAGATATAATGAATTATCTTATAGGACCATTGTTCATGAAGATGAAAGAATGACTGCTCTAAGAAATGCTTTGGTATGCACCGTTTTGGCATCTGCAGGTCAACAAAGATCTAGAATGTTGGCTACATTGTTTAAAGATGAAAGATGTCAACAATTGCCAGCGGTCgctattttagaaaaaatgtatctGGAACGAATAATCAGAAG atctGAACTCAGAGATTTTGAAGCTTTACTTCAACCGCATCAAAAAGCTTCTACCATTGACGGTTCTACAATACTGGATAGAGCTGTTATTGAACATAATTTACTGTCGGCTAGCaaattatacaataatataAGTTTTGAGGAATTGGGAGCACTATTAGAAATTGTTCCTTCTAAAGCCGAAAAAATTGCTAGTCAGATGATTACAGAAGGAAGAATGAATGGTTACATAGATCAGATAGATTCAATTGTTCATTTTGAAA cACGCGAGACGCTTCCTCAATGGGATAAACAGATTCAATCTTTGTGCTATCAAGTAAATTCTATCATTGAAAGTATATCAAAACATCATCCAGAATGGATGTTGAAAGTCATGGATGAACAAATGGTGtcttaa